A window of Chromohalobacter canadensis genomic DNA:
GATGCGTTGTTGGCGCAGGGCGTCAACGTCAGCATTCACGATCCCGAGGCGTTACCGGCTCTGCGTGAGCTCTACGAGCAGCATCCTCGTGTACGCTTTTGCGATGATGATTTTTACGCCGCTTGTGAAGAAGCGGATGCTCTGATGCTGGTCACCGAGTGGAAATGCTACTGGAATCCCAATTGGCGCCGACTAAGCGAACTCATGACCACGCCATTGATCCTGGATGGTCGCAATATCTACGATCCCGATTATGTCGCGTCACGTGGCTTGATCTATCGTGGTATCGGTCGACGAGCGGATCCGCCCAACGCCTGAACGATGCACGCTCCGTCGAAGCGGAGCGTGCTATTTCGATGGCCAATCAATCATTGAAGTTCTGGGAGATGAAGTCCCAGTTGATGACGTTCCACACCGCGTCCAGGTATTTTGGACGCGCGTTGCGATAATCGATGTAATAGGCATGCTCCCAGACATCGATGGTCAACAGAGGCGTTTGGCCATGCGCGATGGGGCAGTCGGCATCGTCGGTGTTGCTGATGTCCACGCCGCCATCGGCGGTCTTGATCAACCAGGTCCAACCAGAGCCGAAATTACCCACCGCTTTGGCATTGAACGCTTCCTTGAACTGCTCGAAGGAACCGAACGTCGCTTTGATCGCATCGCCCAACGCGCCCTTGGGTTCGCCGCCACCCTGGGGGGAGAGGCAGTGCCAGTAGAAGGTATGGTTCCATACCTGAGCCGCTTGATTGAACATGGCACCGGAAGCCGATTGAATGATCTCTTCGAGTGATTTGTCGTCGTAGGCGGTACCCTGGGTCAGCTCGTTGAGCTTGTTCACGTAGGCTTGATGGTGTTTACCGTAGTGATACTCCAGCGTTTCGGCGGAGATATGCGGTTCGAGCGCGTTTTTCTCATACGGCAAGGCAGGCAGTTCGAACGCCATGATGTGCTCCTTTTATCGTGATCGGCCAAGAAGTAACCCAGGACCACAGAGGCATCTCAGCGTGAAGCGTTTTACTATCGTGGTCACTCTATTCACTAAAAAACCTTACAATACCAAGTATCTGCGTTCTAAGCCGCGCCCGGTATCTTAGCACCGGCCCCGGTAAGCGCCAATTTCGCTACATTCGTGTGATACGCCAGGGCATTGATAAATAACGTAGTCGAGACGAGAGCCGAGCATGTCTGAACGATCGGAAGGAACACGCCAGGAACCACGTATCGTGCCCGAGCGCGATACCGACCCCATCGCCGAAGGGCGCCTCGACAGCCGTCCACGCCGTGCCAGCAGCGGGACACGGCGTCGACGCACACGCGTCTGGCCATTGTGGTGCCTGACGTTACTTCTCATCGTCGCTCTGGCGGGAATCACGAGTTTTTACTGGCAAGAACGACAAGCCTGGCAAACTCGGTTTTCCAACCTCGAAGCACGGCAAAACAGCTTGACCGACCGCCTTGACGCCACGGGCAGCTCGCTGGATGCCTCCGGCGATAGCTTACGCTCCGAACTGGACCGGCTGCGCTCCCAATTGGATGCCTCCCGCGCCGTAATCGGCAACCTGGAAAACAAGGTTAGCGAGCTGGAGGATGGCACGGGGGCGAGTAGCGCCCTGGAAGACTTGCGCGACAGGCAAGACACGCAACAAACGCTCATTGCCGCTCAACAGTCCTCACTCAAGGCCCTGGAAAGCACGGGCGAAGATGCGCGCGCCACCTTGTCGTCACGCTTGGAGTCGCTCTCCTCGCGCCAGGAAGAGCAGGGCAGTGGGCTGGAGACGCTGACACAACGTCTTGATGAGCTGGCCGACACACGTCAGGCCCGTGGCGAAACGCTTGACGACCTGCAAGAGAACCTCGACGATCTGAGCGCTCGGGTCGCGTCACTATCCGGCGATCACGATGAAGTCGCCAATGAGGTCGCTAGCATTCAGGACGATCTACGGGAACTTCGCCAGGGACAATTGGCTCTCAATGCCAATGTGGAAGCACTTTCCGCTTCTCAATAATGTCGCTGTCGACTAATCACGCGATCTCACGACAAGGATTGAGTCATTGGAAATCAGCCGAGATCAACGCCCGGGTTTTATCGCCCCTTCACTGGTGGACGTTGTCGATCCGCAACGCAGGGGAGGCTGACGTCGATGCGCCATTCCATGACACGGCGCATCCTGTGGGGAGCGGCATTGAGTGTCGTTACGTCCAGTGCTCACGCTCTAGACGCGTCCGTTGAGGGGCTTGAAGGCCCTGCCGCCGACAATGTCGTCACTTTTCTGCGCGCGGTCGATACCCAGGACATCAGCGAGGAACGTCTG
This region includes:
- a CDS encoding superoxide dismutase, which codes for MAFELPALPYEKNALEPHISAETLEYHYGKHHQAYVNKLNELTQGTAYDDKSLEEIIQSASGAMFNQAAQVWNHTFYWHCLSPQGGGEPKGALGDAIKATFGSFEQFKEAFNAKAVGNFGSGWTWLIKTADGGVDISNTDDADCPIAHGQTPLLTIDVWEHAYYIDYRNARPKYLDAVWNVINWDFISQNFND